The proteins below are encoded in one region of Pygocentrus nattereri isolate fPygNat1 chromosome 13, fPygNat1.pri, whole genome shotgun sequence:
- the mki67 gene encoding proliferation marker protein Ki-67 isoform X1 produces the protein MPLFGKIVVIKRNGADGTEFPLTASCLFGRKLDCDIRIQLPQVSKEHCRIELNENKELILTNLSSVNPTRINGEILQQSERLKHGDLITVIDRSFRFEYPPPPTPKKKRLSTSEKGETVKVLQDQQVRSTPGSTDKKKSEHPDTCLKDGSNLPSSLDHNVEVTKGDGKQADSTMSPFTELYHMVKRDLASKSPWKAAAQPKSPLARPQIDKEESKKVLASPSDLPNENVKVVTPKSAKKSRRSSNVKAVDSSESFAAERSVIADVVENPSTEVQAATPAVQETPGKQKRRSSGHVASLTGISTTPVSQKKSPQLTPQKFSAGEVAQQILLMQSSAEKTPKSPKSKRSGASQPQSPAVTPKSQVSPQTSSSKTLTISQSQTPAREPEESEAKHTPRTSPRENAGKRFQVQDVVHEIVNTPASRDKDNAQVSSKKHKCKDLPLPVPKRKRVSFGGQLSPELFDKRLPPNSPLRRGATPGRRSLGISQKPLSLLRRASTIGLMNFQLDETVPESPSKNASPRRVSSSGKSPKASPGKTPSPAKKSPKGKTPPKNKTPPKTATPSSPATPKTPKSAKRLSNASIKTPSSSDGSILQTPTVQGRFSITRISTPSPDRHREEAKADSVPVVDVSQEYVTPKNSLRRSSMKASARKTPKSALKSALEVIRSRRSGASCANLKVVSSWADIVKFGQVKPQVECGIKKTTIKQKAAKKTKRMKPKTPARRLKDVGSTGHADSPATIVIGKASMRAIQAVGAAPKIVPNVALFKKDMKMDEDLTGVADIFKTPAKSKRKSVIDNCERPETPLGVSTCSLPEISMMNTPEESGEMLISPMSVASTAKLGRYNSEAVTRLLQGDQDVRLIDEDDLQVADSNDLPANEIISELEMHTDGQMEEKEAEPQIIAQTPQRESEPLECLTGVKRLMRTPKQRSDPIEDLRGKLLKTPKEPKPTQEENFEGVKELLNTPKQKGTPVHDMAGLKRFMKTPEVKNSPVVCAVGLKKLMKTPKNKTEQEEDLTGVKQLMQTPKLKAEPVEHAFGVKRLMKTPKQKGEPVEEDLTGIKQMMKTPKQKGKPMEEDLTGIKQMMKTPKQEGKPVEEDLTGIKEVKTPKGKRKPVEEDLTGIQHMMKTPKQKNKPVEDLTGIQQMMKTPKQKSEPIEDLTGMKRLLRTPKQKGEPVENVFGISRLMKTPKQKGGEVEEDFTGLVELVSEPVSESTPDVTETPQNDVSELVEIQDFLASDVLAVEDVNKESDDKENICPVKSMQHEIEAVAIPTIPLEEEVSSVKMTNCEEDRNIQEQLVQESLSEAVSPVVDATPSLPTPKKEEKAEISSPVKKTYHGGGVKTIQKTDSPAVSESQEENTAVETVPLLSGPVKGRRGKMVIDEPVSMPSPVRKSARGRVPKRQVEDMEANHAQAFKPSEDVKQVSECLTKAVKPRRGKKAEQDSGVESVLQVHSVAGSEATEPSAEVGKSLKSPAPSAKTNKGRKGNQETEDLPINPAPEESNMPAAKVKRGRKGKQETEDPPVIPASQEPEESNIPEAIVEKEDVAPESVELQSTVVTDAPVKTNTRTRRGRPMKDSLKTMEVQEMPEKVESDITSSDAVVVADELPKTPVVKPGRGRRAKPGALKGLPVVVDPKDDIDIAPTEESETPVIKSVRGKRTAVVTNEPEGPVKRGRRAAAVAELPSFAKPSRGRKTAVKAEQDEVPEDATAAEEPAKDTRKAVTLLESKPVETSISQASSDVAVCDAVEDIAEVPAKTGRGRYAKKAKALTNPVNSAEDPTFEEAGFASKRNASKKAVNWNSDLVAWKNIKEMEPPAAEEEPQQKKERTSRKKAEPAAKPSTEDASVSELSTRGRRGRVAKKQDEPLEKSETAVEEKSEQQKSKKKVEPKAKATDEDTPVPETKQCIDPPTKGRRGRVAKKQDEPLEKPVTAAEEESEQQNSKKKAKAKDTDEDTSASETKQSVDPPAKGRRGRVAKKQDDPLVEKCEENAPVVRRGRAGASLVSKPNEVAACPKRGSKRKEIEVEADEAPSVESLPKRPKGKAVGAEPEPEEAASSKGRRAAAKEAAEEPPEVDSEQTGLTTKKNENKPARGKRKAAQEDSVPAQSEDPVSEPTTRRGTRGQKKTETDIPSAPVRRTRRK, from the exons ATGCCTCTATTCGGTAAGATTGTGGTGATCAAGCGAAATGGTGCAGACGGGACGGAGTTTCCTCTCACAGCTTCCTGCCTGTTTGGAAG GAAGTTGGACTGTGATATCCGAATTCAGCTGCCACAGGTGTCCAAAGAGCACTGCAGAATTGAGctgaatgaaaataaagag CTCATTTTGACCAACTTGAGCTCTGTGAATCCAACTCGTATCAACGGGGAGATTTTGCAGCAGTCTGAACGTCTGAAGCACGGTGATCTAATCACAGTTATTGATCGTTCTTTCAG GTTTGAGTACCCACCTCCACCGACGCCAAAGAAAAAGAGATTATCCACATCTGAGAAAGGAGAAACTGTCAAG GTGTTGCAGGATCAACAGGTGAGGAGCACCCCTGGatcaacagacaaaaagaagtCAGAACATCCAG aCACTTGTTTGAAAGATGGATCCAACCTGCCATCTTCTCTGGACCACAACGTTGAGGTTACAAAGGGAGATGGTAAACAGGCAGACAGTACCATGTCCCCCTTCACTGAGCTCTATCATATGGTCAAACGAGATCTGGCCTCTAAATCACCGTGGAAAGCTGCAGCTCAGCCCAAGTCACCTCTTGCACGACCTCAGATTGACAAGGAGGAATCTAAAAAGGTTTTAGCCTCCCCTTCTGATTTACCTAATGAAAATGTTAAGGTTGTGACCCCAAAATCGGCTAAGAAGAGTCGAAGATCCTCAAATGTCAAGGCTGTCGACAGCAGTGAATCATTTGCAGCTGAAAGATCGGTCATCGCGGATGTAGTGGAGAACCCTTCTACAGAAGTACAAGCAGCCACGCCGGCTGTTCAGGAAACTCCTGGAAAACAGAAGAGGCGTTCATCTGGGCATGTTGCCTCATTGACGGGGATTAGCACCACTCCTGTCTCTCAGAAGAAATCCCCTCAGCTGACGCCTCAGAAATTCAGTGCTGGTGAGGTGGCACAGCAAATCCTGTTAATGCAGTCAAGTGCTGAGAAAACACCAAAGTCCCCAAAAAGCAAGAGAAGTGGGGCCTCTCAGCCTcaaagtccagcagtgacccCAAAAAGTCAGGTATCTCCTCAGACTTCAAGCTCCAAGACTCTCACCATAAGCCAGTCACAGACACCAGCCAGAGAGCCAGAAGAATCTGAGGCAAAGCACACCCCCAGGACGTCTCCAAGAGAAAACGCAGGCAAAAGGTTCCAGGTTCAGGATGTAGTGCATGAGATTGTGAACACACCTGCTTCTCGTGACAAAG ATAATGCGCAAGTCTCCAGTAAGAAGCACAAGTGTAAGGATTTACCTCTTCCTGTGCCCAAGAGGAAGCGGGTTTCCTTTGGTGGTCAGCTAAGCCCTGAACTGTTTGACAAACGTTTACCACCCAACTCACCTCTTCGTCGAGGGGCAACCCCTGGAAGACGCAGCCTGGGTATCTCTCAGAAACCCCTGTCTCTTCTTCGACGAGCATCCACCATTGGCTTAATG AATTTCCAGCTTGATGAGACTGTGCCAGAGAGCCCATCTAAGAATGCATCACCTAGACGGGTATCTTCTTCTGGTAAGAGTCCTAAGGCCTCACCAGGGAAGACTCCTTCTCCAGCAAAGAAATCCCCCAAGGGTAAAACTcctccaaaaaataaaacacctcCCAAGACTGCTACACCATCAAGCCCTGCTACACCCAAGACCCCTAAATCTGCTAAGAGACTCTCAAATGCATCGATTAAGACACCTTCGTCAAGTGATGGATCAATTCTCCAGACACCTACAGTGCAGGGTCGCTTTTCGATCACACGGATCTCTACCCCATCGCCTGATAGACATCGGGAGGAAGCAAAAGCAGATTCTGTCCCTGTTGTAGATGTCTCTCAGGAGTATGTGACgccaaagaactctctgagaaGGAGCAGCATGAAGGCCTCAGCTCGGAAGACCCCTAAAAGTGCGCTGAAGAGTGCTCTTGAAGTTATTCGTTCACGACGCAGTGGTGCTTCCTGTGCTAATTTAAAAG TGGTCAGTTCCTGGGCTGACATTGTGAAGTTCGGGCAGGTTAAACCTCAAGTGGAGTGTGGCATTAAGAAAACCACCATTAAGCaaaaggcagctaagaaaacgAAAAGGATGAAACCCAAG ACTCCTGCACGCAGACTGAAAGATGTTGGCAGCACTGGACATGCAGATTCTCCAGCCACCATTGTCATAGGCAAGGCCTCCATGAGAGCTATTCAGGCTGTTGGTGCAGCACCTAAAATAGTACCCAACGTGGCGCTGTTCAAGAAAGATATGAAAATGGATGAGGATCTTACAG GTGTTGCGGACATTTTCAAGACCCCAGCTAAAAGCAAACGGAAGAGTGTTATCGACAACTGTGAACGTCCAGAAACTCCTCTTGGTGTTTCTACTTGTTCTCTGCCTGAAATATCAATGATGAACACTCCTGAGGAATCTG GTGAAATGCTGATCTCTCCCATGAGTGTTGCCTCCACTGCCAAACTTGGACGTTACAACAGTGAAGCTGTAACTCGACTACTCCAGGGTGACCAGGATGTTAGATTAATTGATGAAGACGATCTTCAGGTGGCTGACTCAAATGATCTTCCTGCCAATGAAATAATCTCAGAGCTAGAGATGCACACTGATGGCCAGATGGAGGAAAAGGAAGCAGAGCCTCAGATAATtgcccaaacaccacagagggaATCAGAACCACTGGAATGCCTTACAGGAGTCAAGAGACTCATGAGGACCCCTAAACAGAGGTCTGATCCTATAGAAGACCTTAGAGGCAAGTTACTCAAGACACCCAAGGAGCCAAAACCAACTCAGGAAGAGAATTTTGAAGGTGTTAAAGAACTCCTTAACACCCCAAAGCAAAAGGGAACCCCTGTACATGACATGGCTGGATTAAAGAGGTTTATGAAGACTCCTGAAGTGAAGAACAGCCCAGTAGTGTGTGCTGTAGGCTTAAAGAAGCTTATGAAGACTCCCAAGAACAAGacagagcaagaggaagacCTTACTGGAGTAAAACAATTAATGCAGACCCCCAAACTAAAGGCAGAGCCAGTAGAGCATGCATTTGGAGTGAAAAGATTGATGAAGACTCCTAAGCAGAAGGGTGAACCTGTGGAAGAAGATCTAACAGGCATTAAGCAGATGATGAAGACTCCTAAGCAGAAGGGCAAACCTATGGAAGAAGATCTAACAGGCATTAAGCAGATGATGAAGACTCCTAAGCAGGAGGGCAAGCCTGTGGAAGAAGATCTAACAGGCATTAAGGAGGTGAAAACTCCTAAAGGGAAGAGGAAACCCGTTGAGGAAGACCTGACGGGCATTCAGCATATGATGAAAACTCCCAAACAGAAGAACAAACCTGTTGAAGATCTCACAGGCATTCAGCAGATGATGAAAACTCCCAAACAGAAAAGTGAGCCAATTGAGGATTTGACAGGCATGAAGAGGTTACTTCGGACCCCCAAGCAGAAAGGAGAGCctgttgaaaatgtgtttggaatCAGCAGATTGATGAAGACCCCCAAGCAGAAAGGAGGTGAAGTGGAGGAGGATTTTACTGGCCTTGTGGAGCTTGTTAGTGAACCAGTGAGCGAGTCAACCCCTGATGTTACTGAGACACCACAAAATGACGTTAGTGAATTAGTTGAG atacaagattttctggCCTCTGATGTTTTGGCTGTCGAAG ATGTCAATAAGGAATCtgatgacaaagaaaacatctgCCCTGTTAAGAGCATGCAACATGAAATTGAAGCTGTTGCCATCCCAACCATTCCATTGGAGGAAGAAGTTAGCTctgttaaaatgacaaattgtGAAGAGGACAGAAACATCCAGGAACAACTGGTTCAAGAGTCCTTGTCTGAGGCTGTCAGCCCTGTTGTAGATGCCACGCCATCTTTACCTACTCctaagaaagaagaaaaggctGAAATATCCTCTCCTGTTAAGAAGACTTATCATGGTGGTGGAGTAAAAACTATACAAAAGACAGATTCTCCTGCAGTGTCAGAAAGCCAGGAAGAAAATACTGCTGTGGAAACTGTCCCTCTACTCTCTGGCCCTGTGAAAGGAAGAAGAGGCAAGATGGTCATTGATGAGCCTGTCTCTATGCCAAGTCCTGTTAGAAAGTCTGCCAGAGGAAGAGTTCCAAAGCGCCAAGTGGAGGATATGGAAGCAAACCATGCACAGGCTTTTAAACCATCTGAAGATGTCAAGCAAGTTTCTGAATGTCTGACTAAAGCAGTTAAACCCAGGAGGGGAAAGAAAGCCGAACAAGATAGTGGTGTTGAGTCAGTTTTGCAAGTACATTCTGTTGCTGGTTCAGAAGCTACTGAACCTTCAGCAGAGGTAGGGAAATCCTTGAAATCACCAGCACCTTCTGCAAAAACAAATAAGGGAAGAAAAGGTAACCAAGAAACTGAGGATCTACCGATCAACCCTGCTCCTGAAGAGTCAAACATGCCTGCTGCAAAAGTGAAAAGAGGAAGGAAAGGTAAACAAGAAACGGAAGATCCACCTGTCATCCCTGCTTCTCAAGAGCCAGAAGAGTCGAATATACCTGAAGCTATAGTTGAGAAGGAGGATGTTGCACCAGAGAGTGTTGAGCTTCAGTCGACTGTAGTGACAGATGCTCCTGTTAAAACTAACACAAGAACAAGACGGGGCAGACCCATGAAGGACAGTCTGAAAACCATGGAAGTTCAGGAAATGCCTGAAAAAGTGGAGTCAGACATTACAAGCTCTGATGCTGTAGTTGTGGCTGATGAACTTCCAAAAACGCCTGTGGTGAAGCCTGGACGTGGAAGGAGGGCAAAACCAGGTGCTTTGAAAGGCCTGCCAGTGGTTGTTGATCCCAAGGATGATATTGATATTGCTCCCACAGAAGAGTCTGAGACCCCGGTCATTAAATCCGTGCGAGGGAAGAGGACCGCTGTTGTCACAAATGAGCCTGAAGGCCCTGTCAAAAGAGGACGccgtgctgctgctgttgctgagTTGCCCTCTTTTGCCAAGCCTAGTCGTGGTAGAAAAACTGCTGTAAAGGCAGAGCAAGATGAAGTACCAGAAGATGCCACTGCAGCAGAAGAACCAGCCAAGGACACCAGGAAGGCAGTGACACTGTTGGAGTCCAAGCCTGTTGAAACTTCAATTTCCCAGGCCAGCTCTGATGTggcagtgtgtgatgctgttgaAGACATTGCTGAGGTACCAGCTAAGACAGGAAGAGGGAGATATGCTAAAAAAGCAAAGGCTTTAACCAATCCTGTCAACAGTGCTGAAGATCCAACATTTGAAGAAGCTGGTTTTGCAAGTAAAAGGAATGCTTCCAAGAAAGCGGTCAATTGGAATTCTGATCTAGTGGCCTGGAAGAACATTAAAGAGATGGAGCCTCCTGCAGCTGAGGAAGAACCtcaacagaagaaagaaagaacttcCAGAAAGAAAGCTGAACCTGCAGCTAAGCCTTCTACTGAAGATGCCTCAGTTTCAGAACTCTCAACCAGAGGCCGCAGAGGGAGGGTGGCAAAGAAACAAGATGAGCCACTGGAGAAGTCCGAGACAGCTGTGGAGGAAAAATCTGAGCAGCAGAAGTCCAAGAAGAAAGTTGAGCCTAAGGCTAAGGCAACTGATGAAGATACCCCAGTCCCTGAGACTAAGCAGTGTATAGATCCACCAACCAAAGGGCGCCGAGGAAGAGTGGCAAAGAAACAAGATGAACCGCTAGAGAAGCCGGTGACCGCTGCTGAGGAAGAATCTGAACAGCAGAATTCCAAAAAGAAAGCTAAGGCTAAGGACACTGATGAAGATACCTCAGCCTCTGAGACTAAGCAGTCTGTGGATCCACCAGCTAAAGGCCGCAGAGGAAGAGTGGCGAAAAAACAAGATGACCCACTTGTGGAAAAGTGTGAGGAAAATGCCCCAGTGGTCAGGAGGGGAAGAGCGGGTGCGTCATTAGTTTCCAAACCCAATGAAGTTGCAGCCTGTCCAAAAAGGGGCAGCAAAAGAAAGGAGATTGAAGTTGAAGCTGATGAAGCACCAAGTGTGGAGTCCTTGCCAAAGAGACCGAAAGGCAAAGCTGTCGGAGCTGAACCTGAACCGGAAGAGGCTGCATCTAGCAAAGGACGGAGGGCAGCAGCCAAGGAGGCAGCAGAGGAACCTCCTGAAGTGGATTCAGAGCAAACTGGACTGACTactaaaaagaatgaaaacaaacCTGCAAGGGGCAAGAGAAAGGCAGCTCAGGAAGATTCTGTTCCTGCACAGTCTGAGGATCCTGTCTCGg AACCCACCACTCGACGAGGGACTAGAGGTCAGAAGAAAACTGAGACAGACATCCCTTCAGCTCCCGTGAGGCGAACAAGGAGGAAGTGA